In the Streptomyces cinnamoneus genome, GTTCAGAGCTCGAGTGCGGGCTTGATGCGGTGCATGGCGAACTCGATCAGCTGAGTGAGGTCGGGCTCCGTGTCGTGGTCGAGCCAGTAGAGGGCCGCCGACGCGAACGCGGCGTTCGCCGCGGTCGCGGCCAGCTGGACGGCGAGGTCCTCCCGGGCGTCACGGCCCGTCCTGTGCGCGATCAGCTCGGTGAGCTGCTCGATGTTGGCCGAAGCCTCCTGGTAGAGGCGCTGCCGGAGCTCGGGGACGCTGGTCAGCAGCCGGTGCCGGAGCAACAGCGCGTCGCGGTCCGCGTCCAGCAGCTGGCTGGCGAGCTCGTTGAAGACCTTGCACACGACGTCGGCGAGCGGCTCGTCGGCCGGGCGGCGGGCGAAGGCCTCCTCGAAGAACGGGTCGTACTCGTCGTTGAAGAGCACGTCCTTCTTGTCGCGGAAGTACCGGTAGAAGGTGGCGGTCGAGATCTCCGCCGCGGCCGCGATCTGCTCGACCGTGACGGCTTCGAACCCCTTCTCCAGGTAGAGCTTCAGCGCCTGGCGCTGGACCTCCTTCTTGGTCCGCAACTTCTTCAGCTCGCGCAGTCCCATGAGTCCCCGTATCAACTGAGAAATTCTCTCTACTGAGAGAATCTATCACTAGCTAGCGGCTGTCAGTCAAGCCCCCGGACCGCGACGGCCCGGAAGGTTCGCGTCCATGACCCCCGACACGACGAAGGCCGGCCCCCCCTTGCGGGGGACCGGCCGTGGTGTCAGGAGGCCGTTCCGACGAAGTCCAGCTGCGTCTCCGCTGGAAGGTCCGTCCGGCGCCTCACGTTGAGTTTGCGATAGGCCCTGGTCAGGTGCTGCTCGACGGTGCTGACCGTGATCCTCAGCTTTCTGGCGATCTCCCGGTTGGTCAGCCCCTGACCCGCCAGCGCCGCGACCCTGCGCTCCGCGTCGCTCAGGGCCTCGACGCCGCCGGCCTTCACCGGCCGGCTCAGGTGGGCCCTCGGCACCACCGCCCCCGAACCCGGCATCAGCTGCTGGCACAGCGGCTCGGCCTGGCACGCCTTGGCCAGCTGCCAGGCCCGGCGGGCGATCATCCGCGCCCGTTCCGAGCTGCCCAGCATCTGGTGCACCTGGCTCAGGTCGGCGAACGCCCGCGCCAGCTCCAGCCGGGCGCCGCAGCCGTGCAGGATGTCGACGGCCTCGCGCAGCGGCCGGAAGCGCTGGCGCGGGTCCAGCGTCGACGCCAGGACCCGCAGCGCCACCCCGCGGGACCGGACCGCCCCGGTGCCGCCGCGGGCCAGCTGCTCCTCGACCAGCCGCCTGGCCTGCGCCCGTTCCTCCAGCGCCACCATCGCCTGGGCCGCGCCGACGCGCCAGGGGACGAGCCCGGGGGTGTCGATGCCCCAGTCGGCCATCAGCTCGCCGCAGATCTGGAACTCCCCCAGGGCCGCGTGCGGCCGGCCGGTGGCCAGGTAGTAGTCGCCACACGCGTAGCGGTAGTGGAGCTCGAAGCGGGTGCCGAACATCCCCTGGGGCACGGCCTGGTCCAGCACGGACTCGGCCACGTCGAAGCGACCGGTCGCCGTCGCCGCGAGCAACCGGCTCGCGAGCGGCACGCCGAGCCCGACTCCCCAGTGGGGCGCGGGCACCAGGGACGTCGCGGCACTCGCGCACTCCTCCGCCCCCGCCAGGTCCCCCAGGCGCACGGCGATCTCCGCGCGGCCGGCCACGATCAACGACTCGCCGGTGGGGAACTTACGGGCGCGGGCCTCGGCGAGCAGCGCGTCGCAGCGGGGCAGGGCGAGGTCCAGCCGGTCGGCGTAGATCAGGGCGTACAGCGCGTTGGTGAGGGTGGTGAGCGTCGCACCGGTGAGCCTGCCGCTCTGCAGGATCTGCTCGGCCGCCGTCACGGCGTCGGCGTTCGGGCCCGAGGTCAGGACACTGGCGAGAGCCTCCGCGGCGTGCAGCACGGGGTCGTTGGCGACGGTGACGGGGGTCGGCTCCTTGGCCACCGGCTCGACGGCGCCGGGGGGCATGCGGGCCAGCAGCCCCGGATAGGACGAGGCCAGCGACCGCTGGAGCACGCGCAGCGACGCGGTGGTCTCCGCGTCCAGGGGCTCGACGGAGCCCCGCAGCCGTTCCAGCGCCTCCCCCGCCTGGTCGGTGTGGCCGAACCAGAGCAGGTGGTCGATGGCGGTGACGGTGAGCCGGCCGCCGAGTTCGCCTTCGCGCAGTGCGGCGTTCAGCCGGGACAGGTGCCGGGTGGAGGCCGAGGAGGGGCTCGAGCGCAGCTCGGTGTCCGCGAGCAGCACGGTGAGCACGGCACGCCGGCGCTCGTCGGCACAGCTGCGCCTGGCCAGTTCGAGGCAGTCGAGCGCGAACGCCACCCTGCCGCCGGCGACTTCCCGGGTGGCGGCGTCCTGGAGCACGCTCACCGCCCAGGGGCCGGGATGGCCGTCGGCGGCGACGAGGTGCTCAGCGACCGCACGGGCCTCGACCCCCTCGCGGTGGAGCAGTTCGGCGGCCCGCAGGTGCAGTTCGACGCGGCGCGTGACGCCCATGTGGTGCAGGACGGCCGTGCGGCCGACCGGATGCCGGAA is a window encoding:
- a CDS encoding AAA family ATPase — its product is MTVNLFERDAEMGVLREAFAAAVQGRGETIILSGVIGAGKTALLHEFNEFAAESGGLVLASACGPAEQELPLGLMEQLFRDAPLSEENSRRVHDVLREASALTPPLSDALTPSGARMIRGLCTALLDLADSRPVVVSVDDVQSADPLSQQCLLYLARRIPRARLLLLLNERTGIQAADRAFRADLTHQPHCRRLKLGPLSAGAVAAMLGERLDTTVTDQLAGECHAFSGGNPLLVRAVVDDQPHRGEHGRPGALVPGEAFADAVLACLHRSGAHTVEVARGLALLGDFATPEFVGALIGAGTASVTEVLERLEAIGLLEGGRFRHPVGRTAVLHHMGVTRRVELHLRAAELLHREGVEARAVAEHLVAADGHPGPWAVSVLQDAATREVAGGRVAFALDCLELARRSCADERRRAVLTVLLADTELRSSPSSASTRHLSRLNAALREGELGGRLTVTAIDHLLWFGHTDQAGEALERLRGSVEPLDAETTASLRVLQRSLASSYPGLLARMPPGAVEPVAKEPTPVTVANDPVLHAAEALASVLTSGPNADAVTAAEQILQSGRLTGATLTTLTNALYALIYADRLDLALPRCDALLAEARARKFPTGESLIVAGRAEIAVRLGDLAGAEECASAATSLVPAPHWGVGLGVPLASRLLAATATGRFDVAESVLDQAVPQGMFGTRFELHYRYACGDYYLATGRPHAALGEFQICGELMADWGIDTPGLVPWRVGAAQAMVALEERAQARRLVEEQLARGGTGAVRSRGVALRVLASTLDPRQRFRPLREAVDILHGCGARLELARAFADLSQVHQMLGSSERARMIARRAWQLAKACQAEPLCQQLMPGSGAVVPRAHLSRPVKAGGVEALSDAERRVAALAGQGLTNREIARKLRITVSTVEQHLTRAYRKLNVRRRTDLPAETQLDFVGTAS
- a CDS encoding TetR/AcrR family transcriptional regulator, encoding MIRGLMGLRELKKLRTKKEVQRQALKLYLEKGFEAVTVEQIAAAAEISTATFYRYFRDKKDVLFNDEYDPFFEEAFARRPADEPLADVVCKVFNELASQLLDADRDALLLRHRLLTSVPELRQRLYQEASANIEQLTELIAHRTGRDAREDLAVQLAATAANAAFASAALYWLDHDTEPDLTQLIEFAMHRIKPALEL